The following coding sequences lie in one Epinephelus moara isolate mb chromosome 17, YSFRI_EMoa_1.0, whole genome shotgun sequence genomic window:
- the LOC126403804 gene encoding E3 ubiquitin-protein ligase ARIH2-like isoform X1, whose protein sequence is MGVKLSTARKKSEFGQQNINLATQRDKYYNINDTTYSFVNGDDDMDFECNDYKSLRAKMSCGHAVTPMSLTNWCRRLLDQGECRFVCGQTDCDVEWTYEEVCKMALLTPEEMDYFEKKLFRNAAKNHFDIKLCPGCKCSVVRTDLDNLRVCCTVCTADKNKAFSFCWQCLNEWKRPSPYSDRCANEGCINKSLEILMTCPDISFKDVKGVTGCPSIRACPTCGLLVEHDRTNCKNVTCQRCKVEFCFVCLKLTKECQKLREYSYFTSCARGIAPRQTSIPVWKRK, encoded by the exons ATGGGTGTAAAGCTGTCAACTGCGCGTAAAAAGAGTGAGTTTGGACAACAGAATATCAATTTAGCAACTCAACGGGACAAGTATTATAACATCAATGACACCACTTATTCTTTCGTCAATGGAGATGATGATATGGACT TCGAGTGCAATGACTATAAGTCTCTCAGAGCAAAGATGTCCTGTGGTCATGCTGTCACCCCGATGTCTCTCACCAACTGGTGTCGCAGGTTGTTGGACCAG GGTGAGTGCAGATTTGTGTGTGGCCAGACTGACTGTGATGTTGAGTGGACGTATGAAGAAGTTTGTAAAATGGCTCTGCTGACCCCTGAAGAAATGGATTACTTTGAAAAGAAACTGTTCCGTAATGCTGCCAAGAACCACTTCGACATCAAATTA TGTCCTGGCTGCAAGTGTTCTGTGGTGAGAACTGACCTGGATAATCTCAGGGTCTGCTGCACAGTGTGCACagctgacaaaaacaaagccTTCTCATTCTGCTGGCAGTGCCTGAATGAATGGAAACGTCCATCCCCATATTCAGACCGTTGTGCGAATGAAGGTTGCATCAACAAATCACTAGAAATATTGATGACCTGCCCAGATATCAGCTTCAAGGATGTGAAGGGGGTCACTGGCTGTCCCTCCATCCGTGCCTGTCCCACCTGTGGTCTGCTGGTGGAGCATGACAGAActaactgtaaaaatgtcacatGTCAGCGGTGTAAGGTGGAgttctgttttgtgtgtctgaagCTCACTAAAGAGTGCCAGAAGCTGAGGGAATATTCATATTTCACGTCTTGTGCCAGAGGCATAGCCCCAAGACAGACCTCTATACCTGTGTGGAAAAGGAAATAA